From a region of the Rhodococcus sp. 4CII genome:
- a CDS encoding SMP-30/gluconolactonase/LRE family protein codes for MSSRHNPYSRTRASIAVLAATAAAWALSMTASAADPLGGFAEYPDPLRAPCEGIYHAPSGQIYIEEIVNPGSNGNIGSLGVLDPVTGEIARYPLPVPGTTAGGAAFGPDGKLWFTYFGASSGVAFLDPDTRLFRSFPTPSPNSTPTDIWPGPDNAMYFTESIAQNLGRIDLTTHQITEVPIPGGGLNVPTTIIMPGAGTKMMFSAALANRIVEYDTATGEFTNHDVPTPGAVPQGLTLGADGAIWFSETLGAKIGRIDPASGDITEYPIATPEVPVPSMGPLVLGSDGNLWSANGGFTGGSTIGRFDTTTHHIDYFPLPRPASGPCDIDSVAAAAGKLVIGQTTGGAVAVAEIEDLNAIK; via the coding sequence GTGTCATCACGCCACAACCCGTATTCGAGGACCCGCGCCTCGATCGCCGTCCTCGCCGCCACTGCAGCTGCATGGGCCCTCTCGATGACTGCTTCTGCCGCAGACCCATTGGGCGGATTCGCCGAGTACCCCGATCCACTGCGTGCACCGTGCGAAGGGATCTACCACGCCCCGAGCGGCCAGATCTACATCGAGGAAATCGTCAATCCAGGATCGAACGGAAACATCGGAAGTCTCGGCGTCCTCGATCCCGTGACCGGCGAGATCGCGCGCTATCCCCTTCCCGTTCCGGGAACGACCGCCGGCGGGGCTGCTTTCGGTCCGGACGGAAAGCTCTGGTTCACATATTTCGGCGCTTCCAGTGGTGTGGCGTTCCTCGATCCCGACACCAGACTGTTCAGGTCATTCCCCACCCCGAGCCCGAACTCGACTCCGACGGACATCTGGCCCGGGCCGGACAATGCCATGTACTTCACCGAATCGATCGCCCAGAATCTGGGACGAATCGACCTGACGACACACCAGATCACCGAGGTGCCGATCCCAGGCGGTGGGCTGAATGTTCCCACCACGATCATCATGCCGGGTGCCGGCACCAAGATGATGTTCTCCGCCGCTCTTGCCAACAGGATCGTCGAATACGACACCGCGACCGGAGAGTTTACGAACCATGACGTGCCGACACCCGGCGCGGTACCGCAGGGACTGACGCTTGGTGCCGATGGCGCCATCTGGTTCAGCGAGACGCTGGGTGCGAAGATCGGCCGGATCGACCCAGCGTCCGGCGACATCACCGAATACCCGATTGCAACCCCAGAGGTGCCCGTTCCCTCCATGGGCCCGCTCGTTCTGGGTTCGGACGGCAACCTGTGGTCCGCGAACGGCGGCTTCACCGGAGGAAGCACGATCGGACGCTTCGACACCACAACTCACCACATCGACTATTTTCCTCTTCCACGGCCGGCATCCGGACCGTGTGACATCGATTCGGTCGCTGCAGCAGCCGGAAAACTCGTCATCGGCCAGACGACAGGCGGCGCCGTTGCGGTCGCCGAGATCGAGGATTTGAACGCAATCAAATAG
- a CDS encoding enoyl-CoA hydratase/isomerase family protein, which produces MSEVLTTRSDGVVTVTLNRPQRKNALTGELVEAAISALEEIARTPDDRAVVITGAGGAFCSGMDLGAPLEPDELTFMRRVGQLCTLLHDLPRPTIAKVAGPAVGFGCNFALCCDLVVAADDAVFGETFANLGISVDGGASWSLPRLIGVAKTKEILFFGRQLTGTEAAEMGIANRAVPAGELDRFVAEWAQTLADGPTSALAMMKSLVNVSTESSFQQAIEREALGQSVSFKGAEARVAGRARMKKQIPNFRNP; this is translated from the coding sequence GTGTCTGAGGTCCTGACCACCCGCTCGGACGGTGTCGTGACGGTCACGCTCAACCGGCCGCAACGCAAGAACGCGCTGACCGGTGAACTTGTGGAGGCGGCGATCTCTGCATTGGAGGAGATCGCCCGCACTCCCGACGACCGTGCTGTCGTGATCACCGGAGCGGGCGGCGCATTCTGCTCGGGTATGGATCTCGGCGCCCCATTGGAACCGGACGAGTTGACGTTCATGCGCCGAGTGGGCCAGTTGTGCACGCTTCTTCACGACCTGCCACGGCCCACCATCGCGAAGGTCGCGGGGCCCGCCGTCGGGTTCGGGTGCAACTTCGCGCTGTGCTGCGACCTCGTGGTCGCTGCCGACGATGCCGTATTCGGAGAGACGTTCGCCAACTTGGGCATTTCGGTCGACGGCGGCGCATCCTGGTCCCTCCCTCGACTCATCGGCGTCGCGAAGACGAAAGAGATCCTGTTCTTCGGCCGGCAACTGACCGGCACGGAGGCCGCGGAGATGGGGATCGCCAATCGTGCGGTTCCCGCCGGCGAACTCGACCGGTTCGTCGCGGAGTGGGCCCAGACTCTGGCGGATGGGCCGACGTCGGCGTTGGCGATGATGAAGAGCCTCGTCAACGTGTCCACGGAGTCTTCTTTTCAGCAGGCGATCGAGCGGGAGGCTCTCGGACAGTCGGTCAGCTTCAAGGGTGCCGAGGCCAGGGTGGCCGGCCGCGCGCGGATGAAGAAGCAAATCCCCAATTTCCGGAATCCGTGA
- a CDS encoding porin PorA family protein yields the protein MSIRRSSIVLLVVGLALIVSAGVIRFVALPSLTKLPADLSQGQKYEGTMSALNPQAFAANDLANLITPEMPITADRSLTVDATDGDTAIVTSNTAITLPDGSTQKDVHSYAVSRVDYAPVPLADEQKQTLIPAADKATFEDHEGIAFSFPMGPAEDGNALYDAVTRTGQAATYVDSGTREGREVNNYEVNASGPIESPTVLAQFKDFPSQLPKAVVAGLLQAGIVPEASRATLQAELATLPDVLDLGFGSTNVAKLAVDKQFGAPLNVDQTQSMYVTVPVNGEDVPVLPLSTVKLHTAPSEITGLAGDLSKNGMLLSIAGMWVPLGLVVVGLLFVAIAAARWRKPVSVAPERKAEAAHV from the coding sequence ATGTCAATTCGCAGGTCATCGATAGTGCTGTTGGTGGTCGGACTAGCGCTGATCGTATCGGCCGGTGTGATCAGATTCGTTGCTTTGCCCTCGTTGACGAAGCTTCCCGCCGACCTGAGTCAGGGCCAGAAGTACGAGGGAACGATGAGTGCTCTGAACCCTCAGGCGTTTGCGGCGAACGACCTTGCGAACCTCATCACGCCGGAGATGCCGATCACGGCCGACCGATCACTGACCGTCGACGCAACTGATGGTGACACCGCGATCGTCACCAGCAACACCGCAATCACTCTGCCGGACGGATCAACGCAGAAGGACGTGCACAGCTACGCGGTCAGCCGTGTGGACTACGCACCCGTACCGCTCGCCGATGAGCAGAAGCAGACGCTGATACCCGCTGCGGACAAGGCCACGTTCGAGGATCACGAGGGAATCGCGTTCAGCTTCCCGATGGGACCCGCCGAGGACGGCAATGCCCTGTACGACGCAGTGACCCGGACCGGGCAGGCAGCGACTTATGTCGATTCGGGAACCCGCGAGGGGCGAGAGGTGAACAACTACGAGGTCAACGCGTCCGGTCCCATCGAGAGCCCGACCGTGTTGGCGCAGTTCAAGGACTTCCCGTCGCAGCTTCCCAAGGCCGTCGTAGCGGGCCTTCTGCAGGCGGGCATCGTCCCCGAGGCTTCGCGTGCGACTCTGCAGGCCGAACTCGCGACGCTCCCCGACGTTCTGGATCTCGGGTTCGGCAGTACCAACGTGGCAAAACTGGCGGTGGACAAGCAATTCGGCGCACCTCTGAATGTCGACCAGACGCAGAGCATGTACGTCACCGTCCCAGTGAACGGTGAGGATGTGCCCGTGCTTCCGCTCTCGACCGTCAAGCTGCACACCGCGCCGAGCGAGATCACCGGCCTTGCGGGGGACCTGTCGAAGAACGGCATGCTGCTGTCGATCGCGGGTATGTGGGTGCCGCTCGGGTTGGTGGTCGTGGGGCTGCTCTTCGTTGCGATCGCAGCGGCGCGGTGGCGTAAACCCGTCTCGGTCGCACCGGAGCGGAAGGCCGAAGCGGCGCACGTCTGA
- a CDS encoding SDR family NAD(P)-dependent oxidoreductase: MSTALVTGAGQGIGRAIARRLAKDGFSVVAVDLDAEKAKAAAEEDGGRAVVCDISDVDAVRELSQSVDDLEVLVNNAGIFPAASLADVDVMQFRRVMDVNVVGPLLLTQQLLPQLTASGGSVVNIASMAAKVPTPGTGAYSPSKAAVVSLTKLCAVEFAQSGVRFNAVAPGGVATEGTAAAMADPTREERFNSLVPLGRRAAPEDIADVVSFFASNDARYVTGQVLYVDGGLSEATVRFLQAAQRG, encoded by the coding sequence GTGAGTACAGCGTTGGTCACGGGCGCGGGACAAGGCATCGGACGTGCGATCGCGCGACGACTGGCGAAGGACGGATTCTCCGTCGTCGCCGTCGATCTGGACGCAGAGAAGGCGAAAGCGGCGGCAGAGGAAGACGGTGGTCGGGCGGTGGTCTGCGATATCTCGGACGTGGATGCGGTACGCGAACTCTCGCAATCCGTGGACGACCTCGAGGTGCTGGTGAACAATGCCGGGATCTTCCCAGCGGCATCGTTGGCCGACGTCGACGTCATGCAGTTCCGCCGTGTGATGGACGTCAACGTGGTCGGGCCGCTGTTGCTCACCCAGCAACTGCTTCCGCAGTTGACAGCCTCTGGCGGTTCGGTCGTCAACATCGCCTCGATGGCGGCGAAGGTGCCGACACCGGGAACCGGCGCGTACTCACCCTCGAAGGCGGCAGTGGTGTCGCTGACGAAACTCTGTGCCGTGGAGTTTGCGCAGTCCGGTGTCCGGTTCAACGCGGTCGCTCCCGGCGGAGTGGCCACCGAAGGCACGGCCGCCGCGATGGCTGACCCCACCCGCGAGGAGCGGTTCAACTCGCTGGTCCCGCTGGGCCGCAGGGCCGCGCCCGAAGACATCGCGGATGTGGTGTCGTTCTTCGCGTCGAACGACGCACGCTATGTCACGGGGCAGGTGCTGTACGTGGACGGCGGTCTGTCGGAAGCGACGGTGCGCTTTCTCCAAGCCGCGCAGCGTGGCTGA
- a CDS encoding tyrosine-protein phosphatase produces the protein MSGATSPRAIQLNGCFNFRDLGGLPAWSGTSIRRRMLFRSDALGRLDRSDQRVLARIGLRTVIDLRTPKEVEQHGLCAWYDQPPATHATPLVAWESLPTKSQSEDWCTPAPMIDAYHQMLAEGRDAIANVLSTLADDSALPAVVHCTSGRDRTAIVVAVLLGILGVPDQQIAEDYALSAAGMARSLAWMRAHDPVAMATIVKDEASMVYTPPEVMLGFLDAFRRQYGSFERYVDSIDQRAEAGRLRRLLTVGG, from the coding sequence ATGTCGGGTGCCACAAGCCCCAGGGCAATTCAGCTGAATGGATGCTTCAACTTTCGAGATCTCGGTGGTCTTCCCGCCTGGTCGGGGACCTCGATCCGTAGGCGAATGCTGTTCAGGTCGGACGCGCTCGGGCGGCTCGATCGAAGTGATCAGCGCGTCCTCGCCCGCATCGGGCTGAGAACCGTCATCGATCTGCGGACACCGAAAGAGGTCGAGCAGCACGGGCTCTGTGCGTGGTACGACCAACCGCCCGCCACGCATGCGACACCACTTGTGGCGTGGGAATCGCTGCCGACAAAGTCTCAGTCCGAGGATTGGTGCACGCCCGCGCCGATGATCGACGCCTACCATCAGATGCTGGCGGAGGGCCGAGACGCGATCGCGAACGTGCTGTCCACACTCGCGGACGACAGTGCGTTACCCGCTGTAGTTCACTGCACGTCCGGACGGGACCGGACAGCTATCGTCGTCGCGGTCCTCTTGGGGATTCTCGGGGTTCCCGACCAGCAGATCGCCGAGGACTACGCGCTCAGTGCCGCGGGCATGGCGCGCAGTCTCGCATGGATGCGCGCACACGATCCGGTAGCGATGGCCACCATCGTCAAGGATGAGGCCTCGATGGTCTATACACCGCCGGAGGTGATGCTCGGGTTCCTCGATGCCTTCCGTCGGCAGTACGGGTCCTTCGAGCGCTACGTCGACTCGATCGACCAGCGCGCCGAGGCCGGCCGCCTCCGCCGGTTACTGACGGTAGGCGGCTGA
- a CDS encoding MurR/RpiR family transcriptional regulator: MSEGLRKTLGALDPVAVDRAVRLLAAADVVLVLGNGRSAPLAMASAALFVQAGRRTQAPADAFVQKLTASRLLRPNVVLAVSCSGQNPSTLDAVEAARATGRASVVGLSCRAESALIESSDIGIVVPGGEPVSVLATLMSLQIASFSLTTESFDG; this comes from the coding sequence ATGTCGGAAGGACTCCGGAAAACGCTCGGTGCGTTGGATCCGGTCGCAGTCGACCGGGCAGTGCGACTGCTCGCCGCAGCCGACGTGGTCCTCGTCCTCGGCAACGGTCGATCGGCACCTTTGGCCATGGCGTCCGCAGCACTGTTCGTGCAGGCGGGTCGACGGACTCAGGCGCCCGCAGATGCATTCGTTCAGAAATTGACGGCGAGTCGTCTCCTGCGCCCGAACGTCGTCCTCGCCGTGAGCTGTAGTGGACAGAATCCCAGTACCCTCGACGCGGTGGAGGCCGCCCGTGCCACCGGTAGGGCATCGGTTGTGGGGTTGTCGTGTCGTGCGGAATCAGCGCTGATCGAATCGTCGGATATCGGGATTGTGGTTCCCGGCGGCGAACCGGTGAGTGTGCTTGCAACGCTGATGAGTCTGCAGATCGCATCCTTCTCGCTGACTACCGAATCGTTCGACGGGTAG
- a CDS encoding nuclear transport factor 2 family protein has product MITPLSPEAAKTWRLLADRAAAEQNPRLRANMEVVARHVEAEVRGDIPALMATLVAEPRYQVWGASTSAGPQGYAEVAEFYRAAVRIGKNRLEFEIGRVMVDHDTVLTEGVFRHAYSGAMLTARGYDGLQDESSAWFLVEYQALIVWPISAEGLILGEDMYAGEAPRIVRRLDAGELDHLGPVDRT; this is encoded by the coding sequence ATGATCACCCCGTTGAGCCCAGAGGCCGCCAAGACGTGGCGGCTCCTCGCTGATCGTGCTGCAGCAGAGCAGAATCCCCGGCTTCGCGCGAACATGGAGGTCGTCGCGCGACATGTCGAGGCAGAAGTGCGCGGCGACATCCCCGCCTTGATGGCGACCCTTGTCGCAGAACCGCGATATCAGGTGTGGGGCGCCTCGACGAGCGCGGGACCGCAGGGCTACGCCGAAGTGGCGGAGTTCTATCGGGCCGCGGTCCGGATCGGCAAGAATCGACTCGAGTTCGAGATCGGTCGCGTCATGGTGGACCATGACACCGTCCTCACCGAAGGGGTCTTCCGCCACGCCTATTCCGGCGCCATGCTGACAGCCCGCGGCTACGACGGGCTGCAGGACGAGTCGTCGGCATGGTTCCTGGTGGAGTATCAGGCGCTGATCGTCTGGCCGATCAGCGCGGAGGGATTGATTCTCGGGGAAGACATGTACGCAGGCGAAGCTCCTCGCATCGTGCGGCGACTCGACGCCGGCGAACTCGACCATCTCGGCCCCGTCGACCGCACCTGA
- a CDS encoding acyl-CoA dehydrogenase family protein, whose amino-acid sequence MSDVMVEEREQLRSAVRSVITRHGDVRAWLESTVDTSDECDLSLWRTLAEEVGVAGLLVAEDLGGAGAQVADAAAVFEETGRALSPVPLFSTVGLASAILLGCGDAPEARRLLQKIAEGAVVATAAFHEVETGWFLPPASTAATETDGLWHVSGAKGFVVDAAAADIVLVTASTPHGTGLFAVEADAAGLQTRMLDSLDLVRPLGTVEFAATPATLLATGEAASAAVASGLDLAVTLLSAELVGAGQRCLDQAVAYAKQRVQFDRKIGSFQAIKHTLVDVLLDLEMARSAADAAAAAAEKWLRNPDSGTATALAIAASVSKSVCADAFMHIAEETLHVFGGIGFTWEHDAHLYYRRAKFGELYLGTASEHRERVAQLSGLGERRV is encoded by the coding sequence ATGTCTGACGTCATGGTCGAGGAGCGTGAGCAACTGCGATCGGCAGTCCGGAGCGTCATCACACGGCACGGTGACGTTCGTGCGTGGCTGGAGTCCACGGTCGACACCAGTGACGAGTGCGACCTGAGCTTGTGGCGGACACTCGCGGAGGAGGTGGGTGTCGCCGGACTGCTCGTCGCCGAGGACCTCGGGGGCGCCGGCGCACAGGTGGCCGATGCTGCCGCAGTGTTCGAAGAGACCGGACGCGCACTGTCGCCGGTACCGCTCTTCTCGACCGTGGGTCTGGCGTCGGCGATTCTCCTGGGGTGCGGTGACGCACCCGAGGCCCGGCGCCTGCTGCAGAAGATCGCGGAGGGCGCGGTTGTCGCGACGGCGGCGTTCCACGAAGTCGAGACCGGCTGGTTTCTTCCTCCGGCGTCGACCGCTGCCACCGAGACCGACGGACTATGGCATGTCAGCGGGGCGAAGGGCTTCGTCGTCGATGCCGCCGCCGCCGACATCGTGCTCGTCACCGCGTCCACTCCCCACGGCACGGGACTGTTTGCCGTGGAAGCCGACGCAGCGGGACTCCAGACTCGGATGCTGGACTCCCTCGACCTCGTCCGCCCACTCGGTACCGTCGAATTCGCGGCCACCCCGGCAACGCTGCTGGCGACGGGGGAGGCCGCGTCGGCGGCCGTGGCCAGTGGTCTCGATCTGGCCGTCACGCTGCTATCGGCCGAGTTGGTGGGAGCGGGACAGCGGTGCCTCGACCAGGCTGTCGCCTACGCGAAGCAGAGGGTGCAGTTCGACCGCAAGATCGGCAGCTTCCAGGCGATCAAGCACACTCTCGTGGACGTGCTGCTCGACCTGGAAATGGCGCGGTCGGCCGCTGACGCCGCGGCGGCGGCGGCGGAGAAGTGGCTGCGTAACCCCGATTCGGGGACCGCGACCGCACTGGCGATCGCCGCGAGCGTTTCCAAATCGGTGTGCGCCGACGCCTTCATGCACATCGCCGAGGAAACACTGCATGTTTTCGGCGGGATCGGGTTCACCTGGGAGCACGACGCGCATCTGTACTATCGCCGAGCGAAATTCGGCGAACTGTACCTCGGAACCGCCAGCGAGCACCGCGAACGCGTGGCGCAGCTGTCCGGGCTGGGGGAAAGGCGTGTCTGA
- a CDS encoding MaoC family dehydratase N-terminal domain-containing protein, which produces MDREPERRQEVTADAIQSAPETDEARMPEAVIDDAMIASMESKIGAQLRIDHSVNNEEATRIAVAKFAGGIGDINPLWTDADHGRRSDYAAPVAPPSFSIGCFSGIQFGWPGLGAFHCATQMDLLAPIYWNDKITSACRYDGFTGPRPSNFAGKMVTDTFTNTYVNQLGQDIAEIRWQVVNYERGAAKSKSKKREIQVPHRWTVEEIEDVERKVLAEKPRGETPLWWEDVAVGDAASTLTKGPIGLTDEVAFVAGGGAPIPRLKANASAALDYAAHPAWAFRDPVTKAREPIYSVHYNQAAANAMGVAYQYDVGFQRQCWQILALTHWCGDNAWVKHVTAEYRGFVYLGDVIELGGTVTGKRVDEDGEHVVELETYARNQRGDNVMPGTAVVALPSCGAPQSPVAIRARAAESIRSHV; this is translated from the coding sequence GTGGACCGCGAACCCGAACGCAGGCAAGAAGTGACCGCCGACGCCATCCAGTCCGCACCGGAAACGGACGAGGCTCGGATGCCCGAAGCGGTCATCGACGACGCGATGATCGCCTCGATGGAGTCGAAGATCGGCGCGCAGTTGCGGATCGATCACTCGGTCAACAACGAAGAAGCCACCAGGATCGCGGTGGCCAAGTTCGCGGGCGGAATCGGTGACATCAACCCGCTGTGGACCGACGCCGACCACGGCAGGCGTTCCGACTACGCCGCCCCCGTCGCGCCGCCCTCGTTCTCGATCGGCTGCTTCTCCGGAATCCAGTTCGGTTGGCCCGGACTCGGCGCATTCCACTGTGCAACCCAGATGGATCTCCTCGCGCCGATCTACTGGAACGACAAGATCACCTCGGCATGCCGCTACGACGGATTCACCGGCCCTCGGCCCAGCAATTTCGCCGGCAAGATGGTCACCGACACGTTCACCAACACCTACGTGAACCAGTTGGGGCAGGATATCGCCGAAATCCGTTGGCAGGTCGTCAACTACGAGCGCGGTGCCGCGAAGAGCAAGAGCAAGAAGCGGGAGATCCAGGTTCCGCATCGGTGGACCGTCGAGGAGATCGAGGACGTCGAGCGGAAGGTTTTGGCCGAGAAGCCGCGCGGCGAGACTCCCCTGTGGTGGGAAGACGTTGCCGTCGGCGATGCAGCCTCGACCCTGACGAAGGGCCCGATCGGGCTGACCGACGAGGTGGCCTTCGTGGCCGGCGGTGGTGCCCCCATTCCCCGGCTCAAGGCGAACGCGTCCGCCGCGCTCGACTATGCCGCCCACCCCGCGTGGGCGTTCCGTGACCCCGTCACCAAAGCGCGTGAGCCGATCTATTCGGTGCACTACAACCAGGCGGCGGCGAACGCGATGGGCGTCGCCTACCAGTACGACGTCGGATTCCAGCGCCAGTGCTGGCAGATCCTCGCGTTGACCCACTGGTGCGGGGACAACGCCTGGGTCAAGCACGTGACAGCGGAATACCGGGGGTTCGTGTATCTCGGAGACGTCATCGAGCTCGGCGGAACCGTGACCGGCAAGCGGGTCGACGAGGACGGCGAGCACGTCGTGGAGCTCGAAACGTACGCGCGAAACCAACGCGGCGACAACGTGATGCCCGGAACGGCCGTCGTGGCATTGCCAAGCTGTGGGGCGCCGCAGTCGCCCGTGGCGATCCGTGCCCGCGCAGCCGAAAGCATCCGCTCCCATGTCTGA
- a CDS encoding RNA-guided endonuclease TnpB family protein, with translation MAGRVVRRAFKYRFYPTAVQAEQLARTFGCTRYVYNRASAERTRAWSQEGRRVSYADTSKMLTGWKRDAETAWLSEPSKGPLQESLRQLQGAYDRFWRKQSRYPQFKRKGQSKDSATYFSNCFTYRGGQIRLAKQSEPLDIRWSRPLPDGATPSQVTVSRNARGQYHISILVEDTIPELEPVDRVVGLDAGITSLYTLSTGEKITNPRHERRDRARLAKAQRVLAKKQKGSRNRAKARLKVAKIHGRIADRRRDYLHKLSTRLVRENQVIAIEDLSVRTMVRNRKLSRAISDAGWSEFRSMLEYKADWYGRRVVAVDRFYPSSQTCSVCGVIVSAMPLNVREWTCGCGAVHDRDVNAARNILAVGLTVAACGDGVRRPAPKVWGGNCR, from the coding sequence ATGGCGGGGAGAGTGGTGAGGCGGGCGTTCAAGTACCGTTTCTATCCGACTGCGGTGCAGGCGGAACAGCTAGCTCGGACGTTCGGGTGCACCCGGTATGTCTACAACCGGGCGTCGGCGGAGCGTACGCGGGCCTGGTCGCAGGAGGGGCGGCGGGTGAGCTATGCGGATACCTCGAAGATGCTCACCGGATGGAAGCGGGATGCGGAGACCGCGTGGTTGTCGGAGCCGTCGAAGGGGCCGTTGCAGGAGTCGCTGCGGCAGTTGCAGGGCGCCTACGACAGGTTCTGGCGCAAGCAGTCCCGCTACCCACAATTCAAGAGGAAGGGACAGTCGAAGGATTCGGCGACCTACTTCTCGAACTGCTTCACCTACCGCGGCGGGCAGATCCGGTTGGCCAAGCAGTCCGAACCGCTGGATATTCGGTGGTCGCGGCCGCTCCCGGACGGGGCGACGCCGTCGCAGGTGACGGTGTCGCGTAACGCTCGCGGGCAGTACCACATCTCGATTCTCGTCGAGGACACGATTCCCGAACTCGAACCGGTCGATCGGGTGGTCGGGCTCGATGCCGGGATCACGAGCCTGTACACGCTGTCGACGGGGGAGAAGATCACCAACCCGCGTCATGAGCGCAGGGACCGTGCGCGGTTGGCGAAGGCGCAGCGGGTGCTGGCCAAGAAGCAGAAAGGATCCCGTAACCGGGCCAAGGCCCGACTGAAGGTCGCGAAGATTCATGGCCGGATCGCCGATCGGCGGCGCGATTATCTGCACAAACTTTCCACTCGGCTGGTGCGCGAAAATCAAGTGATCGCCATCGAGGATCTGAGTGTGCGGACCATGGTCAGGAATCGAAAGTTGTCTCGGGCGATCTCGGATGCGGGTTGGTCCGAGTTCCGGTCGATGCTCGAGTACAAGGCCGACTGGTACGGGCGGCGGGTGGTGGCGGTCGACCGGTTCTATCCGTCGTCGCAGACCTGCTCGGTGTGTGGGGTGATCGTCTCGGCGATGCCGTTGAATGTGCGGGAGTGGACATGCGGGTGCGGCGCCGTCCACGATCGGGATGTGAACGCGGCGAGGAACATTTTGGCCGTCGGACTGACGGTGGCAGCCTGCGGAGATGGTGTGAGACGGCCCGCACCTAAGGTGTGGGGTGGCAACTGTCGGTGA
- a CDS encoding phosphotransferase — translation MAVLGDVAFVERWFRERLGHIDPHATDVRIAAAERLSRGVSRETWSVTATVQVHGTWSPQQFVVRRDHASGSIIPTSLQTEYDVYRLLRDSAIPTSKALWFEADADWCPDSRPAYVRTHVAGDWKLPFISSTDEAHDEMRIAASKEHLDKLALVHTADWKGLGFADIFAVPDSPADCAANLIRANVAQLERFQFEPSPILREGVSRLLQSAPRDCPQITLCKGTNGHGEEVWSGGRIVAMSDWELAALGDPAYDFAQIQEMIPEIERGGRRLWGLPEALSYYYDHTGIEVTVERIDYYRALYGLLQFLYTHHAAAQVRHQDHPSLRFVWNAAEIGFHSEVRLAGLFGAAPGEVRSSQ, via the coding sequence ATGGCAGTACTCGGAGACGTCGCGTTCGTCGAGCGGTGGTTCCGCGAGCGGCTCGGCCACATCGACCCGCACGCTACCGACGTTCGGATCGCCGCAGCCGAGCGTCTCTCGCGAGGAGTTTCGCGGGAGACGTGGTCTGTGACCGCGACCGTCCAGGTCCACGGGACGTGGTCGCCGCAGCAATTCGTCGTCCGCCGCGACCACGCCAGTGGGAGCATCATTCCGACCTCGCTGCAGACCGAGTACGACGTCTATCGGCTCCTGCGCGACTCCGCGATTCCCACCTCGAAGGCCCTGTGGTTCGAGGCCGACGCCGACTGGTGCCCCGACTCGCGGCCCGCATACGTTCGCACCCATGTCGCCGGCGACTGGAAGCTTCCCTTCATCAGCAGCACCGACGAAGCGCACGACGAGATGCGCATTGCAGCGTCGAAGGAACACCTCGACAAGCTCGCACTGGTGCACACCGCGGACTGGAAAGGCCTCGGGTTCGCCGACATCTTCGCGGTACCGGATTCCCCGGCGGACTGCGCCGCCAATCTGATTCGCGCGAATGTGGCACAGCTCGAACGGTTTCAGTTCGAACCGAGTCCGATACTCCGCGAGGGTGTGTCGCGCCTACTGCAATCGGCTCCCCGGGACTGCCCGCAGATCACGCTGTGCAAGGGGACCAACGGACACGGCGAGGAAGTCTGGTCCGGTGGGCGCATCGTTGCGATGTCCGACTGGGAGCTCGCCGCACTCGGTGATCCGGCCTACGACTTCGCACAAATTCAGGAAATGATTCCCGAAATCGAGCGCGGCGGACGGCGCCTCTGGGGTCTTCCCGAGGCGCTCTCCTACTACTACGACCACACCGGCATCGAGGTCACGGTCGAGCGGATCGACTACTACCGAGCGCTCTACGGCCTGTTGCAATTCCTGTACACCCATCACGCGGCGGCGCAGGTTCGCCATCAGGACCATCCATCATTGCGGTTCGTGTGGAACGCCGCCGAAATCGGATTCCACAGCGAGGTGCGACTGGCGGGCCTCTTCGGCGCCGCACCCGGAGAAGTGAGGTCCTCACAATGA